A region from the Lolium perenne isolate Kyuss_39 chromosome 4, Kyuss_2.0, whole genome shotgun sequence genome encodes:
- the LOC127292404 gene encoding tyrosine--tRNA ligase 1, cytoplasmic-like → MEEATICTTWNAGGMSLDQRFAIIRSIGLESIDEDDVRRLLGKKVAPVCYVWCDPSPSVHIAQGIMMVINVRKMVKAGCKVKILIADWFARMQHKFDGDLTKIRTLGLYMIEIWKAVGLDLNGVEFIWLSDEINSHSDEYWALVMDIFRNNTLRTIIRCCGIEDRFMLNRSIIGSYDPKNVTASKLFTPCVHSACILLQKADIWLLSMDHEEDLHDKLIRQYCKGMKHEHRPIILSHNKLPNLIEHPEYGKNGDPAWAIFMEDREANLSDKLSRAFCPPKVAGGNPCLQYIKYIVFPWFGYFEVPRNEENGGSRMFQNMGELITDYEGGALDAAEVRLALTEALSKILKPVRDHFANNCEAKDLEYEAMWCMSYY, encoded by the exons ATGGAAGAGGCGACAATCTGCACCACATG GAATGCTGGCGGGATGAGTTTGGATCAGAGGTTTGCAATAATTAGGAGCATAGGCTTGGAGAGCATTGATGAGGATGATGTTAGGAGGCTACTGGGCAAGAAGGTTGCTCCAGTTTGCTATGTTTGGTGTGATCCCTCCCCTTCGGTACATATCGCCCAG GGGATCATGATGGTGATCAATGTTAGGAAGATGGTTAAAGCTGGTTGCAAAGTTAAAATCTTGATAGCAGATTGGTTTGCTCGTATGCAGCACAAATTTGATGGTGATCTAACCAAAATCCGAACTTTGggactttacatgattgagatatgGAAAGCAGTTGGCTTGGACCTTAACGGGGTCGAGTTCATATGGTTGTCCGATGAAATAAATAGCCATTCAGATGAATACTGGGCACTTGTCATGGATATTTTCAGAAATAATACTTTGAGGACGATAATAAG GTGCTGTGGAATTGAGGACCGATTCATGCTTAACAGAAGTATTATTGGTTCATATGACCCCAAAAATGTGACGGCTTCAAAGCTCTTTACCCCTTGCGTGCACTCTGCTTGTATATTATTGCAAAAG GCAGACATATGGCTATTGTCCATGGATCATGAAGAGGATCTTCATGACAAGCTAATTAGACAGTACTGCAAAGGCATGAAGCATGAACATAGACCTATTATTCTGTCCCATA ATAAGCTCCCCAATTTAATAGAACACCCTGAATATGGTAAGAATGGGGATCCAGCTTGGGCTATCTTCATGGAAGATCGGGAG GCTAATTTAAGTGACAAACTAAGCAGAGCTTTCTGTCCTCCGAAAGTTGCAGGAGGCAACCCATGCCTGCAGTACATCAAATATATTGTGTTTCCATGGTTTGGATACTTTGAGGTACCTAGGAATGAAGAGAACGGTGGTAGCAG GATGTTTCAGAACATGGGAGAGCTTATCACTGATTATGAAGGTGGTGCTCTGGATGCCGCTGAGGTGAGGCTGGCCCTTACAGAAGCACTAAGTAAGATTCTGAAG CCTGTGCGTGACCACTTCGCAAACAACTGTGAAGCCAAAGATCTGGAGTATGAGGCTATGTG GTGTATGTCTTACTACTAG